A single window of Zootoca vivipara chromosome 17, rZooViv1.1, whole genome shotgun sequence DNA harbors:
- the MIF gene encoding macrophage migration inhibitory factor has protein sequence MPMFVVNTNVSRDAVPESLLGELTQQLAKATGKPAQYIAIHIVADQLMSFGGSSDPCALCSLHSIGKIGGQQNKAYTKLLCELLTKQLHIPADRVYINYVDMNAANVGWNGSTFA, from the exons ATGCCCATGTTCGTGGTCAACACCAACGTGAGCCGGGACGCCGTGCCCGAGAGCCTCCTCGGCGAGCTCACCCAGCAGCTAGCCAAGGCGACCGGCAAGCCAGCCCAg tacATTGCCATCCACATCGTGGCTGACCAGCTGATGTCCTTCGGAGGCTCCTCTGATCCCTGtgccctctgcagcctccacAGCATCGGCAAGATTGGCGGGCAGCAGAACAAGGCCTACACGAAGCTGCTGTGTGAGCTGCTGACCAAGCAGCTGCACATACCTGCAGACAG AGTCTACATCAATTACGTTGACATGAACGCCGCTAATGTGGGTTGGAACGGCTCCACCTTTGCCTAA